TGGTAATTTATGTACCATGAATACGCCCACATACGTGGCAGGTCAGCAACGAAGAAATCTGGGTTTTGATTGGAAAATAGCAGTATCAGATTAGGGGTCTTTGCTATATATAACCACAGCCTTGTCTTTACGCATTACTCGACTCTTCTGCGGCTAAGCAAATTTTCTGACATTCGCTAAAAGCAACCATCAGTAGACAGGTAGAGGTATGCATAGGTACCGGATACAACGTGTATCAATGGTCTCAGCAAATAATTACAGTCACAAGTCACATAGACTGATAAACCAGCCACGGTGGATTGTATAGAATTAATATACGATTTTGCTTATACCGCAGCCACATTATTGGTCTGTTGGCGGTCGACACTAGCAAAATCCTTTCAAGAACGTGTACATAATGATTCACCAACTTATATGGATACTTAGGGATCCAGTGCAGACTAGAATTAATGGATCTGATCAAGATAAATCCAGTAACAACATGTAACCAGTTTCGCTGAGTATGAAAATAAAGTGTTTATCTCCGCCCGAGGAACAAAAACGCTAATCTCCGGGACTATTCCTTATTAGGACTAGTGTGACCAGAGTCGAAGCTGTGTAAGGACTCTAGAGAGATGCGATacaaaagagagagaaaacaaaaaactaaaagaaaagaagaaagaattGAAGACCAGAGCATATAGCTCTCTGGCTTCTTTACTTCAATTCGAGAACAGCCCATGATGGTAGAGCGCCTTTTATAATACTCAGGTTGTAGGATGCTCCGACTACTTCATGTACATATAAACATCAACGTATCGCAGTCAGCCACCATTGTCATTGTAGGACCTCGCATCTGGTCCACTTTCATCTTTTCAGCACCAATGAATGGAATGAGCCTGATGTCCATTGCTTTCTCCGGCGTACAAATACACAGCCTCAGTCACTCTCCTAACTAGTGGGTCCAAATGACAAATGAGAGTATTGCAGTCTCATTTAAGCGATAGATGAAGGAATGCGCATCTCGAATGCTTCCACGTCAATGCTTAGAAGCCCAACTCTCCCAGACTCTGTGCAATGAGGGTAAATGGGCAATACTTTGATTAGTGGGGCTAACCACAAGATTATTACCAGCATATTCTGATATCCTAAATGACGGACTAATGCATAAACATGATTCTCGGAAAATGCACCACAAGATATAGAGTTGATATAGTAGCAAGTTACCACGGGTGCTCCTGTCGTCCTGAAACTTATTGCACGGTACGAAGTACACATTCGACGGGAAGACAAAgcagacaaaaaaaaaaaaaaaagagagagagagagaaagagagagattGATGAGTTATAGGGTAAAACTCGTTTACTTTCCCTTCAATGCCGCCGGcgccaagaagaaggaaatcagtgggAGATATTGTACCATTCATGGTCGTAGCCTTGTAGGTGCGCGTTTGTTGCTGAGAACTCGGAGACCCATCCGGAAAAATTGGTTACGTCACCAATCTTGGTTTTAACATTATGGTTATGCTGCAACCTAATGTTTCCCAAATTTTCGCGCAGAAACGAACGAGTCAAACGGTAATGATAACAGGCAACAAGAGAAGGAAGATAGAGGCTGACGGGTGAAAATGTAAACACAAGACACGGATACAGGCACAGCGAGGAAGAATCTCGCATACTCGCTAACTCAACTCAAGCTCGCCGCTGAGTATATCCTCTACTTCTCTGACACTTTCAAGGCATTCTGTTGTAAAAGCCACCCAGGAACCAATTCTAGCAAGCTCTTGCGCGCGGTCAGCGGCCGATAAATGACAATTTTCGTAACTAAGATAGGTTAGAACGAGGTTTCGGAGTTGAAGGACACAAGGCAATAGACAATGATTACCTCTTCGGAGAAGAAGTCTGGTCATCAGCCCGCGCAGTCAATCCTTTGGACGGTGCCTCAGAGGTCAGGCTAGTGCTCGATGGATTAACTGTGGATCTGTTGGAGGCCAGATCGGCTACTGTCGACTGAGAGGATTGCGCCTGAGTCTCTCTGGCATTGGGCGTGTTGGCCATGGTCAAGTAGAAGGGGGGGGGGTAACTGGGAAAGTAGATAGAGGATAGAGCTAGTATAGAGTACAAGCCGAGCCAGTATATAATTTAGATGGGTAGTGGATTTAAGAGGACCATTAAAAAAAAGGAGGATTTCTGgttgaaaaggaaaagggcgGACGGCATTCTTATACGAAGGAATAGGACAAGGTGTCTGTCAAGGGAATATAGAGATGATAAAGGAAGAATTCACGACTTAGCCCAGGGTCTGCTGATCCAGCTtgcatttgcatttgaaCCTCAATCCTGTATGCATTGCCATGGCAAATCTACATCTTGCGACGAAACCCAGCTAGCCAACTTAGGAATGAATAACGATAACGGGGAACAGAATTCATTTTCCGAGAGAAGTACTGATATGGGTACTTTGCATCTTCGTGTGATGTGCGTTTACGCTAGAAGTCTGGAAGCCTTGTACTTCTGTAGTAGTATGTACAGGGGTACAAAGTCCCAAAAGATAACTtacttgtgcctccactttttcacGCGCCGCTTCTCAGGCCTGCCCCCGCCGCAGGACCCGCCGCAGGCCTGCCCTGAGAAGCGGCGCgtgaaaaagtggaggcacaagtaCATGTCAAAATTTACTTTCCCTCAACGGCCCCACGTCATTACAATTGGCTATCTACACGTGGCCAGGTTGTTTGCATCGTTTTTTGCCACCCAGCCCTCCGTCCACCAATTGAGCGAACGACTATCGTTGCTTATTCTCACCGCCTCACAACGACGACAaccacagcaacaacaatgaaAATAACAACAAAACGACACCTCTGACTATGGCGACTTCAATTCTCACTCCTGCTCCATCACCCCTCCGTCTAAGCCCCAAACCACTTACTCCGGACTCCTTCGCACCCTTCGGCTCCGCGATCATCTCGCCGCTTCCCCATGATCTCGTCAGTCCTCCTTCgctttcttctctccagcAACAGCATGGGACACCCACACCTGTGCTAGCAAATCAATCCACTGCTATCAAATACAGCCCCGTTTCTCCGTTGCAAAATGAGTATTCGGGTTCTCCCAGTGGGCAGCCCTCATCCGCACGGATGAGTATGTTTTGCTGTTTTCCGCGGGAATTGCGACACACCTCGAATGCGGCTCTCTTCGATGTCAGAATCCTAGAGAGACACCCTTACACCACTCAGACGTTCACGCCCCTCAATTCTGTTGGTGAAGACCAACATATTGCCAATGAACCGCTTTACCTCGTTATCGTCGCTCCGACTCTCAAAGGTCAGACCGCAGCCGCTATTGTCAAAAACCCAACGACTAGGATCGCAGAGTCAGTCACTATAACGGACCCCCCGGATCTCAGCAAAGTCAAGGCGTTCGTTGCTCGTCGTGGACAGGCGGTGACGTATGGGGCTGGGACGTGGCACGCCCcgatggtggtgttgggaAAGAGACGGGTGGATTTTGTGGTTGTGCAGTTTGCGAATGGGGTTGCGGAGGAGGATTGCCAGGAAGTGGCTTTTGAAGAGGGTATTGAGGTGGAGGTGGACAGCAATGAGGGCAATAGATTGGAGAAGCTATAAAAAATTCGTTATAGGTAGGGGTATACTCTATGTACAGATAACGTGCATCTTAACTCGTATTAACATATCAATCAAGGATTGTTTCACCATCTTTTCCATCCCGCAACTCATCCCGGTACTCCCTGGCCATTTCTATGGTTTCTTGGGGCAATCCCGCCAATTTCGCTACTCTCAACGCGTGCGACTCGCGATTAACCCCCTTCCGCAGTCGGTGGACGAAAGAGAACGATCCAGATGCCGTTTCCTTGACATCGGTACAGTACCGTCCTAGTGCATCAAAATCACGTGTCTTCTTCGCCAGAGCGTGGAAGTGCGTTGCAAATAGCGTCCGGCATCGATTTCGATAATGCAAATGATGCAGGCACACGTAACTCACCGCCGTGCCATCTTCGGGTGTTGTTCCTCGGCCAACCTCGTCCATGATCACGAAAGAGCGCGGTGTCGCTTGTGTTAGAATGGCTGTCGTTTCTAACATCTCGACCATGAACGTCGATTGATCGCGGAAGAGGTCATCAGCTGCACCAATCCGACTGAATATCTGGTCGACAATCCCGAGTTCTGCATACGCCGCTGGTACAAAGGAGCCAACCTGTGCCAGAATCGTGATCAAAGCGTTCTGACGAAGGAAGGTGCTCTTTCCTCCCATATTAGGACCTGTGATGAGCCAGATTCGTTCCGCGTCATCGCCTAAAAAGCAGTCGTTGCTCACAAACGGCCGACCCTGTTCCTCGAGTCCCAGCTTGACTGTTGGATGTCGACCACCCACGATCCGATGCGCCGTGCCCATATTCAATATCGGACGGACCAGGTTCTGTTCTTGAGCAAGGCTGGCGAATGAACAAGCCACGTCGAGCTCGTCCATAACGGCCGCGTTATGCCGGATCTTTACCAGATTCAGGATCACGCCCCGCCGCAGTCGTTCGAATATCACATGTTCTTCCTGCCGGATTTGAACCTTTATTTGGTCCATTTTACCGCCAAGATCTGTCCATGCTGGCAGGTAAAATGATCGGGTGCTCTTGGTTGAATATACGCTTCGCGTTACTCCTAGCTCCTCGAGCGATGCCTGCGTAATTCTGGCATTCCTGACATGG
The sequence above is a segment of the Aspergillus chevalieri M1 DNA, chromosome 6, nearly complete sequence genome. Coding sequences within it:
- a CDS encoding ureidoglycolate hydrolase (COG:F;~EggNog:ENOG410PQPV;~InterPro:IPR007247,IPR011051,IPR024060;~PFAM:PF04115;~go_function: GO:0004848 - ureidoglycolate hydrolase activity [Evidence IEA];~go_function: GO:0050385 - ureidoglycolate lyase activity [Evidence IEA];~go_process: GO:0000256 - allantoin catabolic process [Evidence IEA]), which produces MATSILTPAPSPLRLSPKPLTPDSFAPFGSAIISPLPHDLVSPPSLSSLQQQHGTPTPVLANQSTAIKYSPVSPLQNEYSGSPSGQPSSARMSMFCCFPRELRHTSNAALFDVRILERHPYTTQTFTPLNSVGEDQHIANEPLYLVIVAPTLKGQTAAAIVKNPTTRIAESVTITDPPDLSKVKAFVARRGQAVTYGAGTWHAPMVVLGKRRVDFVVVQFANGVAEEDCQEVAFEEGIEVEVDSNEGNRLEKL